A genomic segment from Desulfurispirillum indicum S5 encodes:
- a CDS encoding YbfB/YjiJ family MFS transporter, producing the protein MAPLTSFYNSALWVILGGIASLSLAIGVGRFAFTPILPIMQEAVGFGTDFAGMLASANYAGYLVGAIAFGYVSPARRLLCFRISLLLCVLLTGLMGVSDTHGIWFVLRAITGLASAGVFVLGSVLVLDRLNTMGYTNAGGQIFGGVGVGIVLTGLAVPALDLLLGWQGAWIGTAFLSLVPLLLAWVFVQPQALSAVPVTKTLSRSYRLTAGGAPMMRLWAAYFCEGFGYIISATFLVAILQQKTGSAFVSQSAWVLVGTAAAVSTLFWPRFGARFGFVKTLIVAHGVQAVGIILPVFFSHAWAAYVGALCFGGTFMGIVGMSLIYGRTLASGGQVVGWLTGLFSLGQIIAPVIAGFMAASRGNFDGPLIMAALVVAAGTILLWPDRNRA; encoded by the coding sequence ATGGCCCCCTTAACTTCATTTTATAACAGTGCTTTATGGGTCATTCTTGGCGGTATTGCCAGCCTGTCCCTGGCCATAGGGGTTGGGCGCTTCGCCTTTACCCCCATACTGCCCATCATGCAGGAGGCGGTTGGCTTCGGCACGGACTTTGCCGGCATGCTGGCCTCCGCCAACTACGCAGGCTATCTGGTTGGAGCTATCGCCTTTGGCTATGTGTCGCCAGCCAGACGGCTGCTCTGTTTTCGCATCAGCCTGCTGTTGTGCGTGCTCCTGACAGGCCTGATGGGAGTAAGCGACACCCATGGAATCTGGTTTGTCCTGCGGGCCATCACTGGCCTGGCCAGCGCTGGGGTATTTGTGCTCGGCTCTGTTCTGGTGTTGGATCGACTGAACACCATGGGCTACACCAATGCTGGTGGCCAGATATTCGGCGGTGTCGGAGTGGGTATCGTCCTGACAGGACTGGCCGTACCGGCCCTGGATTTGCTTCTTGGCTGGCAGGGCGCGTGGATAGGTACAGCCTTCCTCAGTCTCGTGCCGCTGCTGCTGGCATGGGTGTTTGTGCAGCCCCAGGCTCTTTCTGCCGTTCCTGTCACCAAAACCCTGAGCCGTTCTTACAGGCTCACCGCTGGCGGCGCTCCCATGATGCGCCTCTGGGCCGCCTATTTCTGTGAAGGGTTTGGCTATATCATTTCGGCTACATTTCTGGTAGCTATCCTTCAGCAAAAGACAGGATCAGCCTTTGTCAGCCAGTCGGCATGGGTACTGGTGGGAACCGCTGCCGCCGTGTCCACCCTGTTCTGGCCACGCTTTGGTGCCCGTTTTGGGTTTGTTAAAACACTGATCGTCGCACACGGCGTTCAGGCTGTGGGTATAATTCTGCCCGTATTTTTCAGCCATGCCTGGGCAGCGTATGTCGGCGCACTCTGTTTTGGCGGCACCTTCATGGGGATCGTGGGCATGTCACTGATCTATGGGCGCACCCTGGCCAGCGGTGGACAGGTGGTGGGCTGGCTGACGGGCCTGTTCAGCCTAGGACAGATTATCGCCCCTGTGATTGCCGGATTTATGGCGGCCAGCAGAGGGAACTTCGATGGCCCACTGATCATGGCTGCCCTGGTTGTTGCAGCAGGTACCATCCTTCTGTGGCCCGACAGAAATCGTGCCTGA
- the ubiE gene encoding bifunctional demethylmenaquinone methyltransferase/2-methoxy-6-polyprenyl-1,4-benzoquinol methylase UbiE translates to MKNKENQDANQQLPDQDKVQEMFQEIAPKYDFLNRLLSGRRDVAWRRKAVSYLKWGDRSRILDIATGTADVALEIARQTKETVKITGVDFSENMLAIGKSKVSASKYSHRIDLQIADAQDLPFDEDIFDSCIIAFGIRNIPDRAKALREMARVVRPGGTVVILEFTTPDIPLLRTLYHYYFFRLLPFIGGLISGQRDAYTYLPESVSRFPSRDEFCQLMSLSGLRDVYCRNLTFGVACIHIGTVPEAQE, encoded by the coding sequence ATGAAAAACAAAGAAAACCAGGACGCAAACCAGCAGCTCCCGGATCAGGATAAAGTCCAGGAGATGTTCCAGGAAATTGCGCCGAAATACGACTTCCTGAACCGTCTGCTCAGTGGCAGGCGCGACGTCGCATGGCGACGCAAAGCCGTTTCATATCTTAAATGGGGTGACAGGTCACGGATCCTTGATATTGCCACGGGCACTGCCGATGTCGCCCTGGAAATCGCCCGCCAGACCAAGGAGACCGTCAAAATCACCGGTGTCGACTTCAGCGAGAACATGCTCGCAATCGGCAAAAGCAAGGTCAGTGCCTCCAAGTACTCCCACCGTATAGACCTGCAAATTGCGGACGCGCAGGATTTACCCTTTGACGAGGATATTTTCGACTCGTGTATCATTGCCTTCGGCATCCGCAACATCCCGGATCGCGCCAAGGCACTGCGCGAAATGGCCAGGGTGGTACGCCCCGGCGGCACAGTGGTTATCCTGGAATTCACCACTCCCGATATTCCCCTGTTGCGCACACTCTACCACTACTACTTCTTCCGACTGCTGCCCTTTATCGGCGGCTTAATCTCCGGACAGCGCGATGCCTACACCTACCTGCCGGAGTCTGTCAGTCGCTTCCCTTCACGGGATGAATTCTGCCAGCTCATGAGCCTCTCAGGGCTGCGCGATGTCTACTGTCGCAATCTTACCTTTGGGGTCGCCTGTATCCATATAGGTACCGTTCCCGAGGCGCAGGAATAA
- a CDS encoding LysR family transcriptional regulator, with protein sequence MEHYLLETFITVAKTGSVTRAASELGCVQSNVTTRIRRLEESLGKPLFWRKNRRMTITEAGQALLPYALKILELQAEARSHIQQSRFEQKLTIGSTESCAALHLSSILLAFHQQHPQVRLELVTGTTAEMQQQTAGQKLDCAFVNARGSDAKALHTEIFLMEPMCIVGKQKEADTKGGITVLAFRRGCSYREFLEQHLLQNQVTVGKILEFGSLETLLACAAAGMGYTLLPKGIVQKMGQQPLVEHGIAAPPALATSIIHHWTGDAQPPQVSDFLTLCRQYARRKAEAGVTW encoded by the coding sequence ATGGAGCACTATCTGCTGGAAACCTTTATCACGGTAGCAAAGACTGGAAGTGTTACCAGGGCGGCGTCTGAGCTTGGATGCGTGCAGTCCAATGTGACCACACGCATACGCAGGCTGGAAGAGAGCCTGGGGAAGCCACTGTTCTGGCGTAAGAATCGCAGAATGACCATCACGGAAGCCGGTCAAGCCCTTTTGCCCTATGCACTGAAAATCCTCGAGCTTCAGGCTGAAGCTCGGTCGCATATTCAACAGAGCCGTTTTGAGCAGAAGCTTACTATCGGTTCAACAGAATCCTGTGCCGCCTTGCACCTTTCATCAATTCTTTTGGCCTTTCACCAGCAGCATCCCCAGGTTCGACTGGAACTGGTCACCGGCACAACAGCAGAAATGCAGCAACAGACAGCAGGGCAGAAACTCGACTGCGCTTTTGTCAATGCCAGAGGATCCGATGCAAAGGCTTTGCATACCGAGATATTCCTGATGGAGCCCATGTGTATCGTGGGGAAGCAGAAGGAAGCGGACACAAAGGGAGGCATCACAGTGCTTGCTTTCCGCCGAGGCTGCTCATATCGGGAGTTTCTTGAGCAGCACCTCCTCCAGAACCAGGTGACTGTAGGTAAAATCCTGGAATTTGGGTCCCTGGAGACTCTCTTGGCGTGTGCCGCTGCAGGTATGGGCTACACGCTTCTGCCAAAGGGAATTGTACAGAAGATGGGACAGCAGCCACTCGTGGAACATGGCATTGCGGCTCCCCCGGCACTGGCGACCAGCATCATACACCACTGGACTGGCGACGCACAGCCTCCACAGGTCAGTGACTTTCTCACCCTCTGTCGTCAGTATGCCAGGAGGAAGGCGGAAGCAGGAGTCACATGGTGA
- a CDS encoding DUF1847 domain-containing protein translates to MQQLTCTECSALHCYKRNSQYPEFCPTTELDPQILENSLAAYRLDPFVEKAFKAAAEVEGHFYGKLTRVEEIAEFAKRIDAHHIGIATCIGMVRESRLLAKFLQIRGFTTTGFSCKLGSKDKTDVGVPEEDKITPGNFEAMCNPVLQAQLLEREKTDLNVIMGLCVGHDTLFIKYSAAPVTYGVVKDRVLAHNPAAALYTSDFYFKRLFEKPNS, encoded by the coding sequence ATGCAGCAACTGACCTGCACCGAGTGTTCCGCACTTCACTGCTACAAGCGGAATTCGCAGTATCCTGAATTCTGTCCAACCACGGAACTTGATCCGCAGATACTGGAAAATTCTCTTGCAGCGTATCGTTTGGATCCATTTGTTGAGAAAGCCTTCAAAGCGGCGGCGGAAGTGGAAGGCCATTTCTATGGAAAACTCACCCGGGTTGAGGAGATCGCGGAATTTGCCAAGCGTATAGATGCTCACCACATAGGCATCGCCACCTGTATCGGGATGGTCCGGGAATCTCGCCTGCTGGCAAAGTTCCTGCAGATACGCGGTTTTACAACGACCGGCTTCTCGTGCAAACTGGGATCCAAAGACAAGACAGACGTTGGTGTCCCCGAGGAAGATAAAATCACACCAGGAAATTTTGAAGCCATGTGTAACCCCGTACTGCAGGCGCAGCTGCTGGAACGGGAAAAAACGGATCTTAACGTGATCATGGGACTGTGTGTAGGCCATGACACCCTGTTCATCAAGTACTCTGCTGCACCGGTAACCTATGGCGTCGTCAAGGATCGCGTCCTGGCCCATAACCCGGCTGCAGCCCTGTACACCAGTGATTTCTACTTTAAAAGGCTCTTTGAAAAACCCAATAGCTGA
- a CDS encoding CHASE2 domain-containing protein, producing the protein MGQLSLKHVLNILSRRNASTFLAGVLFSLVMAALYIYMPPFLRIMDHKVYDTILKANHATELSDAVIIVDLDEKSLASYGQWPWPRYRVALLLEQLRRGGALAVGLDILFAEEDRTSPRILQQQLQRELGVSIHFEGLPPALEDNDAVLASILEQGPYTLGYFFDFSGETVMEEHTPCKPHPFQVVTLRESGAAEPAEILLNAPYVLCNIDIISNAATSSGYYNVAPDADGIIRRTPLVIYHDGEIYPSLGLSTLAQALGTRQVLLKLTAGGVESLVFEGTEIPLDHRGQMLLHYRGPGKTFTYYSAADVLDGSVPQGAFDGRMVLIGTSAAGLKDLRSTPFDTVYPGVEAHATVADTILQGDFLARPDWVPGLELLLVLALGVVSTVAITWTRSYWLLIPLLLCLAAAWFGSTYLFTHQGIYVSPMMPMLTLAANFSLLTLLKFWSEEKSREQIHGAFQHYLSPAFISELLKDPDRLQLGGEQRELTVLFSDIRSFTTISEGMSPAELVTFINEYLTAMTDIVMQRGGTLDKYLGDAIMAFFGAPLPQDDHALRGCRVALEMIHRLDSLRDQWVSQGYPPMHIGVGVNTGQMVVGNMGSQSRFDYTVMGDNVNLGSRLEGLTKSYGVSILISQSTFELVKDTLLCREIDLVQVKGKHLPVAIFEPLGERSDFNRIPPWITSFEEGLQLYRAQQWQEAMEAFERAREFNAADRASEVFAQRCRHLQENPPHGEWNGVWVMTTK; encoded by the coding sequence ATGGGACAACTCTCATTAAAGCATGTTCTCAACATACTGTCGCGGCGCAATGCCAGCACTTTTCTGGCGGGGGTCCTCTTCAGCCTGGTGATGGCAGCGCTGTATATCTACATGCCCCCCTTTCTGCGCATCATGGACCACAAAGTATACGATACCATTCTGAAAGCGAACCACGCCACTGAGTTGTCGGATGCCGTGATTATCGTGGACCTTGACGAAAAGAGTCTGGCCAGCTACGGACAATGGCCATGGCCCCGCTATCGGGTAGCCCTGTTGCTCGAACAGCTGCGCCGTGGTGGCGCACTGGCCGTGGGGCTTGATATTCTCTTTGCGGAAGAAGATCGCACTTCGCCCCGCATACTGCAGCAGCAGTTGCAACGCGAGCTGGGGGTCAGTATTCACTTTGAAGGGCTTCCGCCAGCCCTTGAGGACAATGACGCCGTACTGGCCTCCATACTTGAGCAGGGCCCCTATACCCTGGGCTACTTCTTTGATTTTTCCGGCGAAACGGTCATGGAAGAGCATACTCCCTGCAAACCGCACCCTTTTCAGGTGGTGACCCTCCGGGAAAGCGGTGCCGCAGAACCCGCAGAAATTCTGCTGAATGCCCCCTATGTGCTCTGTAATATCGATATCATAAGCAACGCAGCCACTTCTTCCGGTTATTACAATGTCGCCCCGGACGCCGACGGCATCATTCGCCGGACGCCACTGGTCATCTATCACGATGGCGAGATCTATCCAAGCCTTGGACTTTCCACCCTGGCCCAGGCCCTGGGCACCCGACAGGTGCTGCTGAAGCTGACGGCGGGAGGCGTGGAATCTCTTGTCTTCGAAGGCACAGAAATACCGCTTGATCACCGTGGCCAGATGCTGCTGCACTATCGCGGGCCGGGGAAGACCTTCACCTATTACTCCGCTGCCGACGTTCTTGATGGCAGCGTTCCCCAGGGCGCCTTTGACGGGCGCATGGTTCTGATCGGCACTTCGGCCGCAGGCCTGAAGGATCTGCGCAGCACACCCTTTGATACCGTCTACCCGGGAGTAGAAGCCCACGCAACCGTTGCTGACACCATCCTTCAGGGCGACTTTCTGGCGCGCCCTGACTGGGTGCCAGGCCTTGAGCTGCTTCTCGTGCTGGCCCTGGGAGTTGTCTCGACCGTGGCCATTACCTGGACGCGCAGCTACTGGCTCCTTATACCACTACTGTTGTGTCTGGCGGCAGCCTGGTTTGGCTCCACATACCTTTTCACGCACCAGGGAATCTATGTCTCCCCCATGATGCCCATGCTGACCCTGGCGGCAAACTTCAGTCTGCTGACGCTCCTGAAATTCTGGAGTGAAGAGAAGAGCCGCGAACAGATTCATGGAGCGTTTCAGCACTATCTCAGCCCGGCTTTCATCAGCGAACTGCTCAAGGATCCCGATCGACTGCAGCTGGGAGGAGAGCAACGTGAGCTGACGGTGTTATTCAGTGATATCCGCAGCTTTACAACCATCTCCGAGGGCATGAGCCCTGCTGAACTCGTGACTTTCATCAACGAATATCTTACCGCCATGACCGATATTGTCATGCAGAGGGGTGGTACTCTGGACAAGTACCTGGGTGACGCCATAATGGCCTTTTTCGGTGCTCCTCTGCCCCAGGATGACCATGCGTTGCGGGGTTGCCGAGTAGCGCTGGAAATGATCCACAGGCTCGACTCTCTGAGGGATCAGTGGGTGTCGCAGGGGTATCCGCCAATGCATATTGGCGTCGGGGTGAACACCGGACAGATGGTTGTGGGCAATATGGGTTCGCAGAGCCGTTTTGACTACACGGTTATGGGTGATAATGTCAATCTGGGCTCCCGCCTGGAAGGTCTCACCAAAAGCTATGGTGTCAGTATCCTGATCAGTCAGAGCACCTTTGAATTGGTGAAAGACACACTATTATGTCGCGAAATCGACCTGGTACAGGTCAAGGGCAAGCATCTGCCAGTTGCTATTTTCGAACCGCTGGGGGAACGAAGCGACTTCAACCGCATACCTCCCTGGATCACCAGCTTCGAGGAAGGGCTTCAGCTCTATCGTGCTCAGCAATGGCAGGAAGCGATGGAGGCTTTTGAGAGGGCACGGGAGTTCAATGCTGCGGATCGTGCCTCAGAGGTGTTTGCGCAGCGCTGCCGCCACCTGCAGGAGAACCCGCCCCATGGGGAGTGGAACGGTGTCTGGGTGATGACAACCAAGTAG
- a CDS encoding sigma-54-dependent transcriptional regulator, with protein MTQSIKTVLVVDDEDQMRLALRETLTRAGYEVITAFDGNNGLSKLQNNSIDAVITDLRMPVMDGMEFLQKALQEKPGLPIVLMTAYATVNTAVDAMKSGAFDYIMKPFSPEVIESTLERVFQYHGALEQNTPAPAQKNEAAANHKAPTIITRSKRMEELIHLATDVASSSANVLVNGESGTGKELFARLLHYAGNRQDKPFVAVNCAALPDNLLESELFGYEKGAFTGAANRKIGKFEMADGGTLLLDEITEMPFHLQAKLLRVLQEGEVDRLGGSKPINVDVRIVATTNRDIQESIKEKTFREDLYYRLNVIPLHIPPLRRRKEDIALLVDHFIAKYNRKNSKSITAVTPEGMNALMNHQWHGNVRELENIIERAVVICRTQTLTPGNLFLHGTLLDIPTAGDEGQTVCVEQAQSVEEGCMPALADDDPLLIEVGTSVHEMEKRLILQTLEKCSGNRKQAADMLGITSRTLLNKIKEYRELGIHIE; from the coding sequence ATGACCCAGTCAATAAAAACGGTACTTGTGGTGGACGATGAAGACCAGATGCGGCTCGCTTTGCGTGAAACCCTTACCCGTGCCGGTTATGAAGTCATAACTGCCTTTGATGGCAACAATGGCCTGAGCAAGTTACAGAACAATTCCATTGACGCCGTTATAACCGACCTGCGCATGCCGGTCATGGATGGTATGGAGTTTCTGCAAAAGGCACTGCAGGAAAAACCCGGTTTGCCCATCGTGCTGATGACCGCGTACGCCACGGTAAACACCGCAGTGGATGCCATGAAATCCGGCGCGTTTGACTATATCATGAAGCCGTTTTCGCCTGAAGTCATTGAGTCCACCCTGGAAAGGGTTTTTCAGTATCACGGCGCCCTGGAGCAAAACACACCAGCACCAGCTCAGAAAAATGAAGCTGCCGCCAACCATAAAGCACCGACCATCATCACCCGCAGCAAACGCATGGAAGAACTCATTCATCTTGCCACCGATGTGGCCAGCTCTTCCGCCAACGTGCTGGTGAACGGCGAATCGGGTACCGGGAAAGAGCTCTTCGCACGTCTTCTCCACTACGCAGGCAATCGGCAGGATAAGCCTTTTGTGGCTGTCAACTGCGCAGCACTCCCCGATAATTTGCTGGAAAGTGAACTGTTCGGCTACGAAAAGGGTGCCTTTACCGGAGCCGCCAACCGCAAGATCGGCAAGTTTGAAATGGCCGATGGTGGAACCCTGCTGCTGGATGAAATCACGGAAATGCCCTTTCACCTGCAGGCCAAGCTCTTGCGGGTACTCCAGGAAGGGGAAGTTGATCGACTGGGTGGCTCAAAGCCCATCAATGTGGATGTGCGCATTGTAGCCACTACGAACCGCGATATTCAGGAGAGCATCAAGGAAAAGACCTTCCGCGAAGATCTCTACTACCGCCTGAACGTTATCCCCCTGCATATCCCTCCGCTGCGTAGGCGCAAGGAGGATATCGCGCTTCTGGTTGACCACTTTATCGCCAAATATAACCGGAAGAACAGCAAGAGTATTACCGCTGTAACCCCGGAAGGCATGAACGCTCTGATGAATCATCAATGGCATGGCAATGTGCGTGAGCTGGAGAATATCATCGAACGGGCTGTGGTCATCTGTCGGACTCAGACACTGACACCGGGTAACCTCTTTCTTCACGGCACCCTGCTGGATATACCCACCGCAGGAGACGAGGGGCAAACGGTTTGCGTGGAACAGGCGCAGTCCGTGGAAGAAGGATGTATGCCAGCGCTGGCCGACGATGACCCCCTGCTGATTGAGGTGGGTACCAGTGTCCATGAGATGGAGAAGCGTCTGATTCTTCAAACGCTGGAGAAGTGCAGCGGGAATCGGAAGCAGGCGGCTGATATGCTGGGAATCACCAGCCGCACCCTGCTGAACAAGATCAAAGAATATCGCGAACTGGGTATCCATATCGAGTGA
- a CDS encoding 4-(cytidine 5'-diphospho)-2-C-methyl-D-erythritol kinase has product MKHYPYHAKSYAKINLTLHITGKRADGYHLLESLMVPVSLSDTLKFAPSHEFSYCGPGSLTNKENLIYRAWSELRQRYPVGGVDVVHQKHIPMGGGLGGGSSNAAVTLTALSQLYRLDIGYAELSAIALTLGADVPFFLRCTPALARGIGEVLDDVIVAPLHILLISPDRGLSTPQVYRNLDYRGDPPASGGSSIAPGQVWKYDDIIRVCHNDLEKGARPLFPEMDTIKSDLISCGAGAACLSGSGSTVFGIFPDQDCLQSACTFLQQKYPKYRIFPVKTLPNLSESTGYV; this is encoded by the coding sequence ATGAAGCATTACCCTTATCACGCCAAAAGCTACGCTAAAATCAACCTGACCCTGCACATCACCGGTAAACGAGCCGATGGTTATCACCTGCTGGAAAGTCTGATGGTGCCCGTCTCCCTCAGCGATACGCTGAAGTTTGCCCCTTCCCATGAGTTCAGCTATTGCGGGCCGGGATCGCTTACGAACAAGGAAAACCTTATCTATCGTGCCTGGAGTGAGTTGCGTCAACGCTACCCTGTAGGGGGCGTTGACGTGGTGCACCAGAAACACATTCCCATGGGCGGCGGACTTGGGGGGGGCAGCTCCAATGCAGCAGTGACTCTGACAGCGCTCTCTCAGCTTTATCGCCTTGATATCGGCTATGCAGAGCTCAGTGCCATAGCGCTCACGCTCGGAGCCGATGTTCCTTTTTTTCTGCGCTGCACTCCGGCGCTGGCACGTGGAATCGGGGAAGTTCTCGACGATGTCATCGTTGCGCCCCTGCATATTTTACTGATAAGTCCAGACCGAGGGCTCTCTACCCCCCAGGTATACCGCAACCTGGATTACAGGGGCGATCCTCCTGCATCAGGAGGATCCAGCATTGCTCCCGGACAAGTCTGGAAATATGACGATATCATCAGAGTCTGCCACAACGACCTTGAGAAAGGGGCACGCCCGCTGTTCCCTGAAATGGATACCATAAAATCAGATCTGATCTCCTGTGGCGCGGGTGCGGCATGTCTGAGCGGCAGCGGTTCCACAGTCTTTGGCATCTTCCCGGATCAGGACTGTCTGCAGTCAGCATGCACTTTCTTGCAGCAGAAATATCCCAAATACCGTATATTCCCTGTAAAAACGCTGCCGAACCTGTCAGAGAGTACAGGATACGTTTGA
- a CDS encoding tetratricopeptide repeat protein, whose amino-acid sequence MKCLRTCILILISLLLAGCAEKKTSVGMFPLDDHPLVDFYVPSEAESTYHYLLYTMYRLHGDDQKALEHFQMSIGASPSPSAELLMELSAIYSLQHDQERAISVLEQAVALNPYDPNLYKLLSLYYYQEYDFLRARDAITRAIDLGQTSGEDFLFLADVLEKIGDYESMVQVLHQLTLEHTDNYVAHYSLGVAFYRQQRYDDAARSIRTAMEIRGGDTLSYRFMLGKLRLEQGYLDQALDIYEEIYRSSLPMDTQIATGYSMRIMETLHEYGHYDLSIKLAKRMLQDNPSWIWTVDYCTLGLYAMQTNAVPDECNGNISLPAGSGHAFTRLLFQYLDTSTPEDRAQILHLLNDSQSQGILVQSMRPFLDIDKRFGRSQGPKMLLELLQSLAESPREALAMGITIADMIDNTELQLTYAADLYEQYPDSVSALQLAWAHYDSGNLQQAISIAEPYAKKKDAPAELLNFLGYIMVDHHMQITVGGNYIRRAVEQESNNPYYIDSLAWYYYRTRDYTNARIYIERSIMLLQERDPEPDDAIIFEHTGDILQRLGDQYRAFAYYARSYAFRDEPRVFNKMQAIRHSVDAQR is encoded by the coding sequence ATGAAGTGCCTGCGCACATGCATACTGATTCTCATAAGCCTCCTGCTGGCTGGCTGCGCCGAAAAGAAGACCAGTGTGGGAATGTTCCCCCTTGATGATCACCCTCTGGTGGACTTTTACGTCCCTTCAGAAGCGGAAAGCACATACCACTACCTTCTCTATACCATGTATCGCCTCCACGGCGATGACCAGAAAGCCCTGGAACACTTCCAGATGAGTATCGGAGCTTCGCCGTCACCCAGCGCAGAGCTTCTGATGGAGCTTTCAGCTATCTACTCTCTGCAGCACGATCAGGAACGAGCCATATCTGTCCTGGAGCAGGCTGTGGCGCTGAATCCCTATGACCCCAACCTCTATAAGCTCCTCAGTCTCTACTACTACCAGGAGTACGATTTCCTGCGGGCCCGCGACGCTATCACCCGTGCCATTGATCTTGGGCAGACCAGTGGAGAAGACTTTCTCTTTCTCGCAGATGTCCTGGAGAAAATCGGCGACTATGAGTCCATGGTGCAGGTTCTGCACCAGCTCACCCTGGAACACACCGATAATTATGTGGCCCACTACTCACTTGGCGTTGCCTTTTATCGACAACAGCGCTATGACGATGCCGCCCGCAGTATCAGAACTGCCATGGAAATTCGCGGAGGGGATACTCTCTCCTACCGTTTCATGCTCGGAAAGCTGCGACTGGAACAAGGCTATCTTGATCAGGCCCTGGATATCTACGAGGAGATTTACCGCAGCTCGCTTCCCATGGACACACAAATAGCCACCGGCTATTCCATGCGCATCATGGAAACGCTTCATGAATATGGTCACTACGATCTTTCCATAAAGCTCGCAAAGCGCATGCTGCAGGACAATCCCAGCTGGATATGGACAGTGGACTACTGCACTCTCGGCCTCTATGCCATGCAGACAAATGCGGTACCGGACGAGTGCAATGGTAACATCAGCCTTCCAGCGGGATCAGGGCACGCTTTCACCCGTTTGCTCTTTCAGTATCTTGACACCTCCACCCCTGAAGACAGGGCGCAGATCCTGCATCTGCTTAATGATAGCCAGTCACAGGGTATACTGGTGCAATCCATGCGCCCTTTTCTGGATATCGACAAACGCTTTGGGCGATCACAAGGCCCCAAAATGCTGCTGGAACTTTTGCAAAGCCTTGCGGAAAGCCCCCGTGAAGCCCTTGCCATGGGGATTACCATCGCCGATATGATCGACAATACCGAGCTCCAGCTGACCTACGCTGCAGATCTCTACGAACAGTATCCGGATTCCGTCTCAGCACTTCAGCTTGCCTGGGCGCATTATGACTCAGGCAACCTTCAGCAGGCCATCAGCATAGCTGAACCCTATGCGAAGAAGAAAGATGCGCCTGCAGAACTCCTGAACTTCCTTGGCTATATCATGGTCGATCATCATATGCAGATCACCGTCGGTGGCAACTACATCCGGCGCGCGGTGGAGCAGGAGAGCAATAACCCTTACTACATTGACAGCCTGGCCTGGTATTACTACCGAACCCGCGACTACACCAATGCCCGCATCTACATAGAGCGATCCATCATGCTGCTGCAGGAGCGAGATCCTGAGCCCGACGATGCCATTATCTTTGAGCACACCGGCGATATACTCCAACGCCTCGGAGACCAATACCGTGCCTTCGCGTATTACGCACGTTCCTATGCCTTTCGCGATGAACCCAGAGTATTCAATAAAATGCAGGCCATTCGGCATTCTGTCGACGCTCAGCGTTGA
- a CDS encoding 2-hydroxymuconate tautomerase family protein, giving the protein MPFVNIRITREGATREQKEQLIEGVTNLLVDVLGKNPKTTFVIIDEVETDNWGVGGESVTTLRART; this is encoded by the coding sequence ATGCCATTTGTCAACATCCGCATCACCAGAGAAGGCGCGACCAGGGAACAAAAAGAACAACTCATTGAGGGGGTTACCAACCTGCTGGTTGACGTGCTGGGCAAAAATCCCAAGACCACCTTTGTCATCATCGATGAAGTGGAAACGGATAACTGGGGGGTTGGTGGGGAGTCGGTCACGACGTTGCGTGCCAGAACTTAG
- a CDS encoding ferritin-like domain-containing protein yields MSDMLLSYLNKQLHSEYKAMYTYMYYAARENHPRIKSALKKFYDEEQQHAVMLMEFIFRMGGTPELPDSIPIEIHDDILPALVLSVAEEESAVQMYKMIRSLMSSDEERSIIDITIAQEQKHHEVLGSILTLAKSELL; encoded by the coding sequence ATGTCTGACATGCTTCTGTCATACCTGAACAAACAACTGCACTCAGAATACAAGGCCATGTACACCTATATGTACTACGCTGCCAGAGAGAATCATCCCCGAATCAAATCTGCCCTCAAGAAATTTTATGACGAAGAGCAACAGCATGCAGTCATGCTGATGGAGTTTATCTTCCGCATGGGGGGAACCCCCGAGCTGCCGGACAGTATTCCCATCGAGATTCATGATGATATTCTTCCCGCCCTGGTGCTCAGCGTGGCGGAAGAAGAGTCGGCAGTCCAGATGTACAAGATGATACGCAGTCTCATGAGCAGCGACGAAGAGCGTTCCATTATAGATATCACCATCGCTCAGGAGCAGAAACACCATGAGGTGCTGGGAAGCATTCTTACGCTGGCAAAATCAGAGCTTCTCTGA